A section of the Polynucleobacter sp. AP-Sving-400A-A2 genome encodes:
- a CDS encoding Rne/Rng family ribonuclease codes for MKRMLFNATQQEELRVAIVDGQKLIDIDIEAAGREQRKGNIYKGVITRIEPSLEACFVNYGEERHGFLPFKEVARTYFKEGIDVRNASIKDALREGQEIIVQVEKEERGQKGAALTSFVSLAGRYLVLMPNNPRGGGVSRRIEGEDRQELREAMSQLEVPDGMSIIARTAGIGRDATELQWDLSYLMQLWTAIDEAAKGNSAPLLIYLESSLVIRAIRDYFQPDIGEILIDTDDIYEQAAAFMSVVMPDNLPRVKRYQDDVPLFSRFQIEHQIETAYSRTVPLPSGGAIVIDHTEALVSVDVNSARATRGSDIEETATRTNLEAADEIARQARLRDLGGLIVIDFIDMESSKAQKDVENRLRDALRHDRARVQMGKISKFGLMEMSRQRLRPALSEGSHVTCPRCNGTGHIRDTESSALQVLRIIQEEAMKENTAAIHTQVPVEVAAFLLNEKRAEVIKIESRFKVNVLMIPNKHLETPHYKLERLRHDDPRLDDQKASYVMAEEAARELETDTAVSRKDADVKVRPEAAVKGITPNAPAPVSQPRPARTEKAAAETASTGGFFGFIKGLFSSAPKSEAQPTPSAPRGRNPNNRNGDRNRNRGRRGERNDRAERPAEGAASTEGANAPREAGSGRGRQDGRNRNGNNGNRNQNNQNAKPENQAAVTPATEAAPGTDITPNADGEERRGRGRNRRGRGRGQRGERTESNGDAAIASVVAVATSFSGPPVGMAGASASMPIQNLAQSFGHTTAPVASNEVKERAPRAPREPREQRAPRQSNRTENAAPASTPVAAPAPAMEVIAKPMPELPKVAFQALEETPLHSVVQSAGMVWVATDSSKHQEAQSQIKAEPEILPTGRTPKAPVSLQNGPMVLVETGGQEKTV; via the coding sequence ATGAAACGCATGTTATTTAATGCAACTCAACAAGAAGAGTTGCGAGTTGCCATCGTCGATGGTCAAAAACTCATCGATATCGATATCGAAGCTGCCGGTCGTGAACAACGTAAAGGCAATATTTACAAAGGTGTTATTACTCGCATTGAGCCTTCGCTCGAAGCTTGCTTTGTAAATTACGGCGAAGAACGCCATGGCTTCCTGCCATTTAAAGAAGTGGCCCGCACCTACTTTAAAGAAGGTATTGATGTCCGTAATGCCTCTATTAAAGATGCCTTACGCGAAGGCCAAGAAATTATTGTTCAAGTAGAAAAAGAAGAGCGTGGCCAAAAAGGTGCTGCCCTGACCTCTTTCGTCTCCTTGGCAGGTCGCTATTTGGTATTGATGCCAAACAACCCACGTGGAGGCGGTGTTTCTCGTCGTATTGAAGGCGAAGACCGTCAAGAACTCCGTGAGGCGATGTCTCAATTAGAAGTACCGGATGGCATGAGCATCATTGCTCGTACCGCAGGTATTGGCCGCGATGCTACTGAATTGCAATGGGATTTAAGTTATCTCATGCAGTTATGGACAGCGATTGACGAAGCCGCTAAAGGCAATTCAGCACCACTATTGATCTATCTCGAATCGAGCTTAGTGATTCGTGCGATTCGTGATTATTTCCAGCCAGATATTGGTGAGATCCTCATCGATACCGATGACATCTACGAACAAGCTGCGGCATTTATGTCAGTAGTGATGCCAGATAACCTGCCAAGAGTGAAGCGTTACCAGGACGATGTTCCATTGTTCTCCCGCTTCCAAATTGAGCACCAAATTGAAACTGCATACTCACGTACCGTGCCATTGCCCTCGGGCGGCGCGATTGTGATTGACCATACCGAAGCTCTGGTTTCAGTTGACGTCAACTCTGCACGTGCAACCCGCGGCTCTGACATTGAAGAGACCGCTACTCGCACCAACTTAGAAGCTGCCGATGAAATCGCCCGTCAAGCGCGTTTACGTGACCTGGGTGGTTTGATCGTGATCGACTTCATTGATATGGAATCTAGCAAGGCGCAGAAAGATGTTGAGAATCGTCTTCGCGATGCTTTGCGTCATGACCGTGCCCGCGTTCAGATGGGCAAGATCTCCAAGTTTGGTTTGATGGAGATGTCACGCCAGCGTTTACGCCCCGCACTCTCTGAGGGTAGCCATGTAACCTGCCCACGTTGTAACGGCACAGGCCATATCCGCGATACCGAATCTTCTGCTTTGCAAGTCTTGCGCATCATCCAAGAAGAAGCAATGAAAGAAAACACTGCCGCCATTCATACGCAAGTTCCAGTCGAAGTGGCTGCATTCTTGCTGAATGAGAAGCGTGCTGAAGTCATCAAGATTGAGTCACGTTTTAAAGTGAACGTCTTGATGATTCCGAATAAGCATTTAGAAACACCACATTACAAGCTTGAGCGTTTACGTCACGATGATCCACGTCTTGACGATCAAAAGGCCAGTTACGTGATGGCTGAAGAAGCTGCGCGTGAACTTGAAACGGATACAGCTGTAAGCCGTAAAGATGCTGACGTTAAAGTTCGCCCTGAAGCTGCTGTCAAAGGTATTACGCCAAATGCACCAGCTCCAGTAAGTCAGCCACGTCCTGCACGCACTGAAAAGGCGGCTGCAGAAACTGCTAGCACTGGTGGATTCTTCGGATTCATTAAGGGTCTATTCTCATCAGCGCCTAAATCAGAAGCGCAGCCTACTCCTAGCGCACCACGTGGTCGCAATCCAAACAACCGTAATGGCGATCGCAATCGCAATCGTGGTCGTCGTGGTGAGCGTAACGATCGCGCTGAGCGTCCAGCCGAAGGTGCAGCAAGCACTGAAGGTGCAAATGCGCCACGCGAGGCAGGCTCAGGTAGAGGCCGTCAAGACGGTCGTAACCGTAACGGAAATAACGGTAATCGCAACCAGAACAATCAAAATGCAAAGCCAGAAAATCAAGCTGCGGTAACTCCAGCTACGGAAGCTGCTCCTGGAACTGACATCACTCCTAACGCAGATGGCGAGGAGCGTCGTGGTCGTGGCCGCAACCGTCGTGGTCGTGGTCGTGGTCAACGTGGCGAGCGCACTGAGTCCAATGGCGATGCAGCAATTGCTTCAGTTGTTGCAGTAGCAACTTCATTCTCGGGTCCTCCAGTAGGTATGGCGGGAGCGTCTGCTTCAATGCCGATTCAGAACCTTGCCCAAAGCTTTGGACATACGACTGCGCCTGTAGCTTCTAACGAAGTGAAAGAGCGTGCACCGCGTGCGCCTAGAGAACCAAGAGAGCAACGTGCACCACGTCAAAGTAATCGCACAGAGAATGCTGCTCCAGCATCTACTCCAGTAGCTGCACCAGCTCCAGCAATGGAAGTGATTGCTAAACCGATGCCTGAGCTACCTAAGGTTGCCTTCCAGGCACTTGAAGAGACTCCATTGCACAGCGTAGTTCAGTCTGCCGGTATGGTCTGGGTTGCAACGGACTCCAGTAAGCATCAAGAAGCACAATCACAAATCAAAGCAGAGCCAGAAATTTTGCCAACAGGCAGAACTCCTAAAGCACCTGTTAGCTTGCAAAATGGTCCAATGGTTTTAGTTGAAACCGGCGGCCAAGAAAAAACGGTTTAA